The Fretibacterium sp. OH1220_COT-178 genome segment AAGACCCCAGACGCCCGGCAATCCCCACAAACGGACTGGACTGACGCAGCGCATCACACCCTCCCCTTTCCACCTCCGTCTTCGACTGAATTCACACGGATGCAGCGTGACGCATCGAAACAGGGACCGCCATGAAAGCGCCTCCCCGGATAAATTATAGAACGCATCGCTCCAATCCGCCTTCCCCGCCGGGGTGGTTTTGAACGGGTGCTACACCGGCCGGCGGAACCGGTCCTTTTGCTATAATGGCGTCAGGGACGGAGGGGGGCGAGGAGGACGGGGCACGAGGATGCGTTTTATCCGGCAATGGTGCCGCTCACGGACAGGCAGCTGGAAGAGGAGCTGGACAGAGGACGGGTCTACCGTCTGAACGACCGTTTCTTCAAATTTCTGTTCGGACGGGAGGACCGAAAACACCTGTTTTTGGATCTCGTCAACGCCCTTGTCTTCCCCGAAGGCGGTGTGGGGTTTACCGACTTTGAATACACGAATTGCGAACGCTCCCCCTCGCGGGAGGACGGCAAGGAATGCTACCTGGATATCGTCGCCAATATGGCCGACGGCTCCCAGGTGGAGGTCGAGGTGCAGGTAAAGAACCGGAGAGACTACCCCCAGCGTTCCGCCTATTACCTGAGCACGCTGCATGCCTCCCAGATGAATGCCGGTGGATCCTACCTGGACCTGAAACGGACGATATCCATTCACATACTGGCATTCAACCTGTTCTTGGGGGAACGATTCCGCCGCGAGTTCTGTCTGTGCGACAAGGAGACGGGAGAGACGCTGTGCGACGATTTGACGCTGGTCTACCTCGAAATTCCGAAGTTCGTCAAGCACAGAGCACCTCGAAATCGTTTGGAGTATTGGCTTTTGTATCTGGCAGGAATGGAGGCGAAGAGGATGCCGGACCCGATGATCAGAGATCCAATGATTGGTGAGGCTCTGAATCTGGAGGCTTTGTTTTTGCAGAGTCGCGAGGAGCGCCAGCGTTACATCGTCAGCTACAAGGCGCTGAGGGACGCGATGACGAGCGAGGAGACGATCCGTCGCACGGCCAGGGCCGAGGGTCTGGCCGAGGGCAGGGCCGAAGGCAGAGCCAAAGGCAGGGCTGAAGGGAGAGCTGAAGGCAGGGCCGAGGGCAGGGCCGATACCGCGCGGCGGATGCTGGCGCTGAACTTCTCTCTCGATCAGATCGTGCAGGCGACCGGCCTGACGCCAGCCGAGATAGAGGCCTTGAGGGACACCCGGCCGTAACTCCTTGCATCGAAAAAACACCGAATCGACGAATGGACGGCCCCCCTGTCCGAGGGGCCGTCCATTCGTCGATTCGGATTCCCCGCCGGCGCTGCCGAGGGGGC includes the following:
- a CDS encoding Rpn family recombination-promoting nuclease/putative transposase — encoded protein: MVPLTDRQLEEELDRGRVYRLNDRFFKFLFGREDRKHLFLDLVNALVFPEGGVGFTDFEYTNCERSPSREDGKECYLDIVANMADGSQVEVEVQVKNRRDYPQRSAYYLSTLHASQMNAGGSYLDLKRTISIHILAFNLFLGERFRREFCLCDKETGETLCDDLTLVYLEIPKFVKHRAPRNRLEYWLLYLAGMEAKRMPDPMIRDPMIGEALNLEALFLQSREERQRYIVSYKALRDAMTSEETIRRTARAEGLAEGRAEGRAKGRAEGRAEGRAEGRADTARRMLALNFSLDQIVQATGLTPAEIEALRDTRP